The Tigriopus californicus strain San Diego chromosome 5, Tcal_SD_v2.1, whole genome shotgun sequence genome includes a region encoding these proteins:
- the LOC131880924 gene encoding uncharacterized protein LOC131880924, with protein sequence MNFSYPDVFNGPDEDDYFSYTSVNNIHTNMSPATVEPPSAFDLSVYKMHSARMVVMEMGIAFFGIVFNLIVLISIREKESLLNSTINVVLANLCFANLVSAVFVKSIAVIYNGYAVAAALWEVNLAFCTIHTITFRATWAVFPYSIVVLCWHGLIHRVDRIFGKTPVDMDDEALDDSSRAAMARIGFQSTAPAGGPPPSGMEKQLSTESDHDKASLRPPSMISGVMVKQSSIEVNTETEEMLPKKSSYLDEDEDEYNDGLTARQKIALGFIWFTSGVYSILSDQVLSKERFVPCTLRQELHEKMNMISLIAAIPLPILIGPILCPIIHVFLSVCSVCCKSFLKSKGYNNNAQHAESPQPLDCKTIFIEFSLIVIFISIFLVTYPTHMYVTEVYLASVETHFAFMAFKYCFGCLHLVALPIAILVVRSDIRRAATEVYLKKSSPSDNEITFEQLQTHIGIGVEPGS encoded by the coding sequence ATGAACTTCTCTTACCCGGACGTATTTAATGGGCCTGATGAAGATGACTACTTTTCCTATACGAGTGTCAACAACATCCACACGAACATGTCTCCTGCAACTGTGGAACCACCTTCGGCCTTTGATCTCTCGGTTTACAAGATGCACAGTGCTCGGATGGTGGTTATGGAGATGGGGATCGCCTTCTTTGGCATCGTCTTCAATTTGATCGTGCTCATTTCTATTCGGGAAAAGGAGTCGCTCCTGAACTCGACCATTAACGTGGTCTTGGCCAATTTGTGCTTTGCCAATCTCGTTTCGGCTGTGTTTGTCAAGTCGATTGCGGTGATTTACAACGGATACGCCGTGGCCGCCGCCCTCTGGGAGGTCAATTTGGCCTTCTGCACAATCCACACGATCACTTTTAGAGCCACTTGGGCCGTGTTTCCTTATTCGATTGTGGTGCTGTGCTGGCATGGACTGATTCATCGAGTGGACCGGATATTCGGCAAGACGCCCGTCGACATGGACGACGAGGCTCTCGACGACTCCTCAAGGGCGGCCATGGCTCGAATTGGCTTCCAATCCACCGCCCCAGCGGGTGGGCCACCTCCATCGGGCATGGAAAAACAACTCTCCACCGAGTCCGATCACGATAAGGCCAGTCTAAGGCCACCCTCCATGATCAGCGGAGTCATGGTCAAACAGAGCTCAATCGAGGTGAACACGGAAACAGAGGAGATGCTGCCCAAGAAGAGCAGTTATctggatgaggacgaggacgagtaCAATGATGGATTGACGGCTCGACAAAAGATCGCCTTGGGATTCATTTGGTTCACGTCGGGGGTGTACTCGATTCTCTCTGACCAAGTCCTGTCCAAGGAGCGATTTGTTCCATGTACCTTGAGGCAGGAGCTGCACGAGAAGATGAACATGATCTCATTGATTGCAGCCATCCCTCTGCCCATTCTGATTGGACCCATTCTCTGTCCGATCATTCACGTCTTCCTCTCGGTCTGCAGCGTCTGCTGCAAGTCGTTCCTCAAATCCAAAGGGTACAACAACAACGCTCAACACGCTGAGTCCCCTCAGCCTTTGGACTGCAAGACCATTTTCATCGAGTTCAGCCTGATTGTGATCTTTATCTCGATATTCCTGGTCACTTACCCCACACATATGTACGTGACCGAGGTGTACCTGGCCTCTGTGGAAACCCACTTCGCCTTCATGGCTTTCAAATACTGCTTTGGTTGTCTCCACTTGGTGGCCTTGCCCATTGCCATCCTCGTGGTCCGCTCAGACATCCGGAGAGCAGCCACCGAAGTGTACTTGAAGAAGTCCTCGCCCTCGGACAACGAAATCACTTTTGAGCAACTCCAGACGCATATCGGGATCGGAGTAGAGCCCGGGTCTTAA
- the LOC131880484 gene encoding D-dopachrome decarboxylase-like: protein MPFVTVTTSLAANQLPVPFMPKLCKAIAEAINRDPKLLSWSLDTGKHMSMGPNNERGTYMQIRIEGFEVFDTKEQTVELIPKVFKHLKENTCLMEDEIHIICYPLELWRIGFHGQALLKVPDLD from the exons atgccttttgtGACCGTGACCACTTCATTGGCGGCCAATCAGCTTCCGGTGCCATTCATGCCCAAATTGTGTAAAGCCATTGCTGAAGCCATCAATCGAGATCCAAAACTCTTGTCTTGGTCATTGGACACTGGAAAACACATGTCTATG ggTCCCAACAACGAGCGCGGCACTTACATGCAAATCAGGATCGAAGGGTTTGAAGTCTTCGATACCAAGGAACAAACTGTGGAACTGATCCCCAAGGTGTTTAAACATCTCAAGGAAAACACATGTCTCATGGAGGATGAAATTCACATCATTTGCTATCCTCTTGAACTATGGAGGATTGGATTCCATGGTCAAGCTCTATTGAAGGTTCCAGATCTCGATTGA
- the LOC131880828 gene encoding uncharacterized protein LOC131880828 yields the protein MMKIAASLLVVLAVVGSSQCAPQFSFGDTFRLLSDGFGRSSSTDSNVGGTNGNSGGLSDTIAALIASRIAGGDGGNNNNNNGNPSGFPTSLEDGLRLLASQGGRVAGVVRNTPDDVLDGVAGAVESASGSNTRLPRLNANSLGDLIEQGSRIIQDNPQLALSLITNLVNRNNQGN from the exons atgatgaaAATAGCAGCTTCG TTGTTGGTAGTGTTGGCCGTGGTTGGTTCCTCACAATGTGCTCCCCAATTCAGTTTCGGCGATACTTTCCGACTTCTGAGTGATGGTTTCGGTCGTTCTTCATCCACTGACTCAAATGTAGGAGGCACTAATGGCAATTCGGGTGGATTGAGCGATACCATTGCCGCATTGATTGCGTCCAGGATCGCCGGTGGAGATGgaggcaacaacaacaacaacaacggtaATCCAAGTGGCTTTCCCACGAGTTTGGAGGATGGACTTCGACTACTCGCTTCTCAAGGAGGTCGTGTAGCTGGCGTGGTCAGAAATACTCCCGATGATGTGTTAGATGGCGTGGCTGGCGCTGTTGAGTCCGCCTCCGGATCGAACACGCGGTTGCCGAGATTGAATGCCAATTCCTTGGGAGATCTGATTGAACAAGGGTCCAGAATCATCCAAGACAACCCGCAATTGGCCTTGTCTTTGATTACGAACTTGGTAAATCGGAACAACCAAGGAAATTGA
- the LOC131880826 gene encoding uncharacterized protein LOC131880826 has product MAITICPSFPSDYNLNVSTEYDKNFKELEKFVDPKNMANTSSFHTTWGFVRDREVWLCATITPSKNNRIGFDEAVPVIFSQPEPPKSTFVVFIHDNRVIFPTVMNLAGVFKKNFGAVSDITKFETSFAVTRESWKLLPDHNPCSDDSLPLFTCVEHYVAQKIGCRPPWIEEAQIDKPVCSLEAEFKEDGQIYKVLTESTMDQIHNLTKCRLPCSYFKYNAEMTFQHRCHEGSRVQFYMDSESYNEVEQVLAYSLLSLLADIGGFMGLLLGVSLWTSLESIRQKCVR; this is encoded by the exons ATGGCAATCacaatttgtccaagttttcCTTCAGATTACAATCTGAATGTCTCGACCGAATACGACAAGAATTTCAAGGAACTCGAGAAGTTCGTCGATCCCAAGAACATGGC GAATACCTCTTCATTTCACACGACATGGGGCTTTGTCCGTGACCGAGAGGTGTGGCTTTGTGCAACAATTACCCCATCTAAAAATAACCGCATCGGGTTTGATGAAGCC GTGCCTGTAATTTTCAGCCAGCCCGAACCTCCCAAGAGCACCTTTGTTGTGTTCATCCATGATAATCGAGTCATCTTTCCCACCGTGATGAACTTGGCCGgagttttcaaaaagaactttGGCGCTGTTTCAGACATCACCAAATTCGAAACCAGCTTTGCAGTCACCAGAGAGTCTTGGAAACTTCTCCCAGATCATAACCCGTGCTCAGACGACTCTTTACCTCTTTTCACTTGTGTCGAGCATTACGTGGCTCAAAAGATTGGTTGCCGACCACCGTGGATAGAAGAAGCTCAGATTGACAAGCCAGTATGTTCTTTAGAAGCCGAATTCAAGGAGGACGGGCAAATATACAAGGTTCTAACCGAATCCACCATGGACCAGATTCATAATCTGACAAAATGTCGTCTACCCTGCTCGTACTTCAAGTACAATGCAGAAATGACGTTCCAACATCGATGTCACGAAGGGTCAAGGGTCCAATTCTACATGGATTCAGAATCTTATAATGAAGTGGAACAAGTTCTGGCCTATTCTTTGTTGTCTTTATTGGCAGATATTGGAGGTTTCATGGGCTTACTGCTAGGAGTGAGTCTTTGGACATCTCTAGAATCCATAAGGCAGAAATGTGTGCGCTGA